The window ACACTGCTCAACCCCGGCGTCCTGATGCTCGGCGGAGACCTTGCGGGCACCCCTTTTCTCACCGGTGTACGGGAACTCCTCTACCAGCGCGCGCTGCCCCGAACCACTGCCCATCTCTCTGTGACCATCTCCACCCTCGGCGACCGCGCGGCCCTGGTAGGGGCCGCCGCCATGGTCATAGACCACCTCTACGCCCCTGACAGGGCAGACGCCCGGCTCGCTGCACTCGCCCGCAGCGACGGTGTCGGCTGACCCCCCTGTCCGCACACCTACGGAGAGTCCATGTCCCGAACAGCAGGCCTGCCTCAAGGCCCCTGGACCTACCCTCCGGTCCGCGTCGGCCTGGTCGGCGCGGGACCGTGGGCCCGCGCGATGCACGCCCGGATGCTGGCCGCCGGCCCGGAAACCACTTTGACCGCCGTATGGGCACGGCGCCCGGAAGCGGCTGCCGAGGTGGCGAATGCCTACGGGGCCCACGCCGCCGTTTCCTTCGAGGAGTTGCTCGATCAATGCGAGGCGATCGCCTTCGCCGTGCCGCCCACTGTCCAGGCCGGACTCGCCGTTCAGGCGGCAGCCGCCGGACGGGCACTACTCCTGGAAAAGCCACTGGGAGCGGACCTCGCCGCCGCACGCGCCGTTGCCGACGCGGTGGCCGAGCACGGCGTCATCTCGCAACTCGTCCTCACCAAGCGATACCACCCGACCACCCGGGAGTTCCTTGCCGAGGCTGCAACCCGTGAGGTCATCGGCGCTCGATCCTGCTATCTGCACGGCGCCTTCCTCGGCGGGGAGTTCGCGACATCCTGGCGACTGGAGCACGGCGCGCTGCTCGACCTCGGCCCGCACCTACTGGACCTGCTGGACAGCGCTGTCGCGCCGATCGTCTCCGTACGCGGCACGGGCGACCCGCGCCGTTGGATCGAGCTGACCTGCGAACACAGCAACGGCGCCGTCAGCCAGGCCTCACTGTCCGGCAGCGTCAACCTGCCCCGTGCCAGAACGCGCGTCGAGCTCTTCGGCCCATCCGATGAACTCGTCTACGACACGGCGGACATCGACCACGAGGAATGCTGGCCGATCCTCCGAAACGAGTTCGCCAATGCCGTACGCACCGGCACCGGCACCGGCATCGACGCGGCCCGCGGCCTTCACCTGCAGGAGCTGATGCAGCAGGTCATCACCGATCGGTGAGCCTGTCCCCGGAGTGGGGGGGCAGAGCAGTTGTGGTAGGCGTTACGACTGGTATCCGTCTTCGATGCGTGTGGTGGGGCCGGGGCCGGGGCTCGTGCCTGGAGGTCTGCTCCGAACCACGCCCGCTCCACGGTGTGTGGGCCGAAGGCCGACAGGATGGGAGCTGGGGTGAGAGGTGGATGTCACCCGACTGAGCCCGCGAGACCTGACCTGCAGTCCTTCAACCTCGCCGAGCCAGCCTTCGCGTGCGGCTTCGGCGATACGAGTGATGAGGTTGTTGCGAATCGATCAGTCGTCCTCGTTGATCCGGGTCAGGTCGGAGCAGTGAGCATCTGACACAAGCTTTCTGAACTACCGGCGGCAGCGCATCAGCGGCGGCTGCCGGTAAACCAGTGGCGTCTGCGTGGAAAAGCCTCATAGCTTGTGCGTTCGTGACTGATGATCCGCAGATGCGCCTGAATCGACACGACCTCGGCCGAGTATTCAACGAGGTGCCGGAACTCTACGACCGGGTTCGGCCGGGATACCCCGACGAACTGTTCGCGGACCTTGGCGCCATCACCGGCATGGACGAAAGGTCGTCGGTGCTGGAGGTGGGCTGCGGTACCGGTCAGGCGACGCGCACGCTGGCAGCGCTCGGATGCTCAGTGATCGCCGTTGAGCCGGGCACCGACATGGCCGCACTCGCTCGCCGGCGGATCGCCTCCTTTCGCAACGTCGAAGTCGAGACGTCGACTTTCGAGGAGTGGGACGACCGCGGTCGACGCTTCGATGTTCTCGTGGCTGCATCGTCGTGGCACTGGGTCGACCCGTCGATTGGCTGGCAGCGGGCGCACGCCGTGCTCTCTCCTGGGGGTTGGATGGCACTGCTCGGCCACGTCGTTGTCCGTCGGCCGGGAGAGCCGGAGGTGTATGCCGAGACCGCCGACCTGCACGAGCGGTTCTGTCCCGGGAACCCCGGCTGGGGTCATCCGCCGCTGGAGGACGACGTGTGCACCACCGGCGAGGGTTGGGGCCTGGTCGACGATCCCGGGGCATTGTTCGGCCCAACGATCGTGCGCTGGTATCCAACCGTTCAGTGGTTCAACGGGGACGGCTTTGCCGATCACCTTCGCTCGTTGTCGCTGTACCGGAGGCTCGACCGCGACGTCCGTGAGCCCCTGCTCGACGCCATCGCCGAGCGCATCCGCACGCGGATGGGCGATCGAGCATCACGCCGTTATCTGAGCGTCCTGCGGGTTGGACGCCGCGCCGAGTGAGGCCAGGGACCGATCTCTGAACTACCGGCCGCGGCCTGGCCAGCAGTTGGAGAGGGCTCTTTCGTCTCCCGCCCGAGGGCGATCTGGCCGAGGGCCGGCATGCCGAGGCTGACCGCATTGGATCGGCGGGTCGCCTCGGCATCGAGCTGCGCGAGCTTGTCCTGGGCGCCGGCGAGGCTGATCTGCAGGCCCTCCACCTCGCCGAGTCAGCCTTCGAGCTCGGCCTCGGCGATGCGGGCGATCAGGTTGTCACGGACGTCGGCGAGCCGTGCCCGTTGGGCCGGATCGGGTCGAAGGAGTGAGTGTCTGACACAGGCGTGTTCATGGACACAAGGAGACCCGAAGGCGCGTGCGCAGGTGCCGATGGACACCTTCCGTTTCTCCAAGTGGGCCAGGAAGGCGTCCCACTCCTCCGCAGTTGGGGTTCGGTATTCTTCGCCTGGGCGAGAGGCCCGGCTACACCGCACGCGCAGGCCAGCCACCCACCAGCCGCATCAACAACCCTCCGGGTCCATTCGCCCAGCGGGTCTTCGGATCGTTGGAGGAGGTCACTGTGCCGATCACGCGGTGGGACAGCAGCTTGTTGTGCGTGTTGCGGACAACTCGCTCGACCTGATGCCAGAGCAGGAAACCGAGCTGGTGGGTCTGCGTATCGATCGGACCATGGCCGAATCCGCGCAAGCCCGCGCGACGCGTTGACATGTCCGGGACTAGTCAGGATGCTGTGGGAGCGCTCTTCCATCGATGTAAATTCCCCCGCCGGCTCGGCATCGCAGCGGAGGCCAACCATGGAACGGGACTATGAAGCTCTCTCGCCTTCTTTCCTGCGCCGCCGCCGTTGCGCTGTCCGGCGTCCTCGTTGCCGTCATGTCTCTTTCGTCCGCCGAGCCCGCTCAGGCGGAACAGACCATCAGGGCCGCGGACCCGAGTGTGATCCGGGTCGGCAGCACCTACGTATCGGTGCAGTCGGCCGGTGGGGGCATCGCCGTGCGGCAGGCGTCGTCGCCGGCCGCACTGGCCTCGGC is drawn from Streptomyces sp. NBC_01717 and contains these coding sequences:
- a CDS encoding Gfo/Idh/MocA family protein, with the translated sequence MSRTAGLPQGPWTYPPVRVGLVGAGPWARAMHARMLAAGPETTLTAVWARRPEAAAEVANAYGAHAAVSFEELLDQCEAIAFAVPPTVQAGLAVQAAAAGRALLLEKPLGADLAAARAVADAVAEHGVISQLVLTKRYHPTTREFLAEAATREVIGARSCYLHGAFLGGEFATSWRLEHGALLDLGPHLLDLLDSAVAPIVSVRGTGDPRRWIELTCEHSNGAVSQASLSGSVNLPRARTRVELFGPSDELVYDTADIDHEECWPILRNEFANAVRTGTGTGIDAARGLHLQELMQQVITDR
- a CDS encoding class I SAM-dependent methyltransferase, yielding MTDDPQMRLNRHDLGRVFNEVPELYDRVRPGYPDELFADLGAITGMDERSSVLEVGCGTGQATRTLAALGCSVIAVEPGTDMAALARRRIASFRNVEVETSTFEEWDDRGRRFDVLVAASSWHWVDPSIGWQRAHAVLSPGGWMALLGHVVVRRPGEPEVYAETADLHERFCPGNPGWGHPPLEDDVCTTGEGWGLVDDPGALFGPTIVRWYPTVQWFNGDGFADHLRSLSLYRRLDRDVREPLLDAIAERIRTRMGDRASRRYLSVLRVGRRAE